From Spirosoma aerolatum, one genomic window encodes:
- a CDS encoding alcohol dehydrogenase catalytic domain-containing protein, with product MTECKAAIADGNGSYSIEPISIADPQGDEVLIQIKAAGICHTDWDSQSWAKPLVMGHEGAGVVVKTGSQVRSLQPGDPVMLNWAIPCYECFQCQEGNQHICERNSAVTAGNKVSGGHATLASTQYKGMPIERAFGLGTMAEYALVREAACVKIQVEMPFASAAIVGCGVMTGYGSVVNAAQVKPGRSVVVLGTGGVGLNVIQGARIAGANPIIAIDVNPLRLEMARVYGATDTVLADKADEGLAQAALQVKSMTNGRGADYAFECTAIPALGAAPLAMVRNAGVAVQVSGIEQEIKIDMNLFEWDKLYINPLYGKCRPRIDFPILQHLYAKGDLLLDQMVTRTYPLTDLHQAFADMHAGKNAKGVIVFN from the coding sequence ATGACTGAATGCAAAGCCGCCATCGCTGATGGAAACGGTAGCTACTCCATCGAACCCATTTCAATTGCCGACCCACAGGGCGACGAAGTGCTCATACAAATCAAAGCGGCTGGCATCTGCCACACCGACTGGGATTCTCAATCCTGGGCCAAACCACTGGTTATGGGCCATGAAGGAGCTGGCGTAGTGGTCAAAACGGGTAGTCAGGTACGCAGCTTACAACCCGGCGATCCGGTCATGCTGAACTGGGCCATACCGTGTTATGAATGTTTCCAGTGTCAGGAAGGCAATCAGCATATCTGTGAGCGAAATTCAGCCGTAACAGCAGGCAATAAAGTGAGTGGTGGCCACGCTACGCTTGCGTCGACGCAGTATAAAGGTATGCCCATTGAACGTGCCTTTGGCCTGGGCACTATGGCCGAATACGCGCTGGTTCGCGAAGCCGCTTGTGTAAAGATTCAGGTCGAGATGCCCTTTGCATCAGCGGCCATTGTAGGCTGTGGTGTTATGACAGGCTATGGCTCGGTAGTCAATGCAGCCCAGGTCAAACCCGGCCGTTCGGTTGTGGTGCTAGGTACTGGAGGAGTTGGCCTCAATGTGATTCAGGGAGCCCGTATTGCCGGAGCCAACCCGATCATTGCCATCGATGTGAACCCATTACGGCTCGAAATGGCCCGTGTCTATGGCGCTACCGATACGGTCTTGGCCGATAAAGCCGACGAAGGGCTAGCTCAGGCAGCGTTGCAGGTCAAATCCATGACCAATGGGCGCGGGGCCGATTATGCCTTTGAATGCACGGCCATTCCGGCCTTAGGGGCTGCTCCCCTGGCTATGGTTCGTAATGCGGGGGTAGCCGTTCAAGTCAGCGGTATCGAGCAGGAAATCAAGATCGACATGAATCTGTTTGAGTGGGACAAGCTCTATATCAATCCTTTATACGGAAAATGCCGTCCCCGAATCGACTTCCCCATTTTACAGCATCTATACGCCAAAGGTGATTTATTACTCGATCAGATGGTGACCCGAACCTATCCATTGACGGATTTGCATCAGGCTTTTGCCGATATGCACGCGGGCAAAAATGCCAAAGGCGTTATTGTATTCAACTAA